A single window of Fischerella sp. PCC 9605 DNA harbors:
- a CDS encoding TetR/AcrR family transcriptional regulator produces the protein MPNLPISESANFVETCSPAVTPKQEQILQGAMRVFLKAGYAGTSMDRVSAEAGVSKQTIYSHFQDKEGLFKALMERVTIANFRSVFSAKEFKDEPAVFLRQLAETFFTKVADNPDYIPLLRLIVSESERFPELAKLYTQTVIQQGRKLLVKYFAAHPELVIADPEAIAQIFFGSLVSHTIVQEMLYGKELMPLSRDRLIDSLMSLVLARKEN, from the coding sequence ATGCCAAACCTCCCCATCTCTGAATCTGCAAACTTTGTAGAAACCTGCTCACCTGCGGTCACGCCAAAGCAGGAGCAAATCTTGCAAGGAGCCATGCGAGTATTTTTGAAGGCAGGTTATGCTGGCACGAGTATGGATCGGGTGAGTGCAGAAGCAGGGGTTTCTAAACAAACCATTTACAGTCACTTTCAAGATAAAGAAGGACTGTTCAAGGCTTTGATGGAAAGGGTGACAATTGCGAATTTTCGTAGTGTGTTTTCTGCTAAAGAATTTAAAGATGAGCCTGCGGTGTTTCTGCGTCAGCTTGCTGAAACTTTTTTTACAAAAGTTGCTGATAACCCCGACTACATACCTTTGTTGCGGCTGATTGTGTCAGAGTCAGAACGTTTTCCGGAACTAGCAAAACTTTATACGCAAACTGTGATTCAACAGGGTCGGAAATTATTGGTTAAATATTTTGCTGCTCACCCAGAATTAGTTATTGCCGATCCAGAGGCGATCGCGCAAATTTTTTTTGGTTCCCTAGTATCTCACACGATCGTGCAGGAGATGTTGTACGGGAAAGAACTGATGCCTCTATCACGCGATCGCTTAATTGATAGCTTAATGAGCTTGGTACTGGCACGAAAAGAAAACTGA
- a CDS encoding ABC transporter permease, which translates to MKRILTQCIKELVQFRRDRLTLALAFLLPFLTLLIFGFAIRLESKNIPLIVQDFDRTNLSSSYIERLYATNQFIPYKWSGTDPVRDAIDRGIAKAAVIIPPEFSRDVKAGKNTELQVLIDATDVNNARVIKNSIQQVTNFFMRDQGLVPATSSITPKMRLWFNPGRLESLYIVPGVYGVVLWIFPSLLSAIAMVREKEKGTILQVYTSSISATELLLGKGIAYLLIAIAEALVLMVLGSLIFHVGLVAEPTALLVGTFLLLTDSVMFGLLLGVRSSNQNAAVQGVALIGFITALLLSGFIYPLNNIPFPLSLVPNVVPARYYIDITRDAFVRGTGWAGVWFDLVMLAILGLIFFNISRRVLSRMQLPN; encoded by the coding sequence ATGAAACGCATCCTCACCCAATGCATCAAAGAATTAGTCCAATTTCGCCGCGATCGCCTGACTTTAGCGTTAGCGTTTTTATTGCCGTTCCTAACGCTATTGATTTTCGGGTTTGCGATTCGCTTGGAAAGTAAGAATATTCCCTTAATTGTCCAGGATTTTGATCGTACCAATCTTAGTAGCAGTTATATCGAGCGATTGTACGCCACAAACCAGTTTATACCATACAAATGGTCGGGTACAGATCCGGTAAGGGATGCTATAGATCGTGGTATTGCCAAGGCAGCAGTGATTATTCCTCCTGAATTTAGCCGGGATGTTAAAGCAGGGAAAAATACTGAATTGCAAGTACTAATCGATGCTACAGATGTCAACAATGCCCGTGTAATCAAAAACAGCATTCAACAAGTGACAAATTTCTTTATGCGTGACCAAGGGTTAGTACCTGCTACCAGTAGTATCACTCCCAAAATGCGCTTGTGGTTTAATCCTGGTCGGTTAGAATCACTATACATTGTACCGGGAGTGTATGGTGTGGTTTTGTGGATTTTTCCCTCTTTGCTAAGTGCGATCGCGATGGTGCGAGAGAAGGAAAAAGGCACGATTCTCCAAGTTTACACTTCTAGCATCAGTGCTACCGAACTTTTGCTTGGTAAAGGAATCGCTTATCTACTAATTGCCATTGCTGAAGCATTAGTATTAATGGTGCTGGGTTCGCTGATTTTTCATGTGGGTTTGGTAGCTGAACCCACAGCTTTGTTAGTTGGTACTTTCTTACTTCTTACAGATAGTGTAATGTTTGGTTTGCTATTGGGAGTGCGGAGTAGCAATCAAAATGCAGCTGTTCAAGGCGTTGCTTTGATTGGTTTTATTACAGCTTTATTACTCTCTGGTTTTATTTATCCACTCAATAATATTCCTTTTCCGCTTTCGCTGGTTCCTAATGTTGTTCCCGCTCGATATTACATTGATATAACCCGTGATGCATTTGTGCGCGGTACAGGATGGGCAGGAGTTTGGTTTGATTTAGTGATGCTAGCTATATTGGGATTGATATTTTTCAATATATCTCGTCGAGTTTTAAGTCGAATGCAATTGCCGAACTAA
- a CDS encoding glycosyltransferase family 4 protein, with product MKIAQIAPLWEKVPPTTYGGTELVVSRLTDELVRRGHDVTLFASGDSQTLARLEAGSPCALRLDTSIKEPAMYELLHVSKLYQHAAEFDIIHSHVGVWSLALASLVSTPTVHTLHGIFTRDNSKVYRQHHTQPYVSISDAQRLLNINYVATVYNGISVENFPFFAQPQEPPYLAFLGRFSPEKGPQHAIAIAKQAGWRLKMAGKIDVVDKKFFEQEIAPLIDGKQIEFLGEVNHAQKAELLGNAAITLFPITWCEPFGLVMAESMATGTPVIAMNMGSVSEVIANGQTGYVCQSYEEMAAMIPKALELNRHKCREYVEKRFSVTQMVDGYEAVYEKLVGERNFRNWFNSALRNSLESIASLTR from the coding sequence ATGAAAATCGCACAAATCGCTCCCTTGTGGGAAAAGGTTCCCCCTACCACCTATGGTGGTACTGAGTTGGTCGTGAGTCGTTTGACCGATGAATTGGTACGCAGAGGTCACGATGTCACGTTATTCGCCTCCGGCGATTCCCAGACTCTAGCTCGGTTAGAAGCGGGTAGTCCATGTGCATTGCGCCTAGATACAAGCATCAAAGAACCTGCAATGTACGAACTCCTACACGTCAGCAAACTTTATCAACATGCTGCGGAATTCGATATCATCCACTCCCACGTGGGAGTTTGGTCACTAGCTTTGGCTAGTTTGGTGTCAACACCAACGGTGCATACCCTACATGGCATTTTTACTCGCGACAACAGCAAAGTATATAGGCAGCACCACACGCAACCATATGTCAGCATTAGTGACGCTCAACGTCTGTTAAACATCAACTACGTTGCCACAGTTTATAACGGTATTAGCGTCGAAAACTTTCCGTTTTTTGCTCAACCCCAGGAACCACCCTATCTAGCTTTTTTAGGACGCTTCTCACCAGAAAAGGGACCGCAACATGCTATAGCCATTGCTAAACAGGCAGGATGGCGCTTAAAGATGGCTGGTAAGATAGATGTTGTAGATAAGAAGTTCTTTGAACAAGAAATTGCTCCCCTTATTGATGGTAAGCAAATCGAATTTTTGGGCGAAGTCAATCATGCTCAAAAAGCTGAACTATTAGGGAATGCGGCAATTACTCTCTTCCCGATCACCTGGTGCGAACCTTTTGGTTTGGTGATGGCTGAATCTATGGCAACTGGTACACCAGTAATTGCCATGAATATGGGTTCTGTATCAGAGGTAATTGCTAATGGCCAGACAGGCTATGTCTGCCAAAGCTACGAAGAAATGGCGGCGATGATACCCAAAGCTTTGGAACTAAATCGCCATAAATGCCGAGAATATGTGGAGAAGAGATTTAGCGTTACTCAAATGGTTGATGGCTATGAAGCAGTCTATGAAAAACTCGTTGGAGAACGCAACTTTAGAAATTGGTTCAATTCTGCACTCAGAAATTCGTTGGAATCAATTGCATCTTTAACACGCTAG
- a CDS encoding sucrose synthase, translated as MSDLIQAVLDSEEKHDLRSFLSELSQQEKRYWLRNDILNVYNEYCAQYQTSQQFSTSSSLGKLIYYTQEIIQDGSSFCFIVRPKIASQEVYRLTADLSVEPMTVQELLDLRDRFVNRFHPNEGDLLELDFGPFYDYSPIIRDPKNIGKGVQFLNRYLSSKLFQDPKQWLEGLFVFLSLHQYNGVQLLINNRIQSQKQLSEQVKKAIAFVSDRPSEEPYEEFRFQLQTMGFEPGWGNTATRVRETLSILDELIDSPDPQTLEAFISRIPMIFRIVLVSPHGWFGQEGVLGRPDTGGQVVYLLDQAKSLEKQLQEDAILAGLEGLNVEPKVIILTRLIPNSDGTLCSQRLEKIYGTENAWILRVPFREFNPNVTQNWISRFEIWPYLETYAIDAEKELLAEFQGRPDLIVGNYSDGNLVAFLLSRRLGVTQCIIAHAFEKSKYLFSNLYWQDLEDKYHFSIQFTADLLAMNAANFIISSTYQEIVGTPDSVGQYESYKCFTMPDLYHVVNGIELFSPKFNVVPPGVNENYFFPYTRTQDRIESDRQRIEEMLFTLEDSAHIFGKLDDPGKRPLLSIARLDRIKNLTGLAECFGQSKELQEHCNLILVAGKLRVEESGDNEEREEIVKLYRIIEQYNLQGKIRWLGVRLSKTDSGELYRVIADHQGIFVQPALFEAFGLTILEAMISGLPTFATQFGGPLEIIQDQINGFYINPTNLEETATKILNFVNKCDQNPNYWYEISQRSIDRVYSTYTWKIHTHKLLSLARIYGFWNFISKENREDLLRYIEALFYLIYKPRAQQLLEQHQYR; from the coding sequence ATGTCTGATTTAATTCAAGCAGTCCTCGATAGTGAAGAAAAACATGATTTGCGTTCCTTTCTGAGTGAATTAAGCCAACAAGAAAAAAGATACTGGCTGCGGAATGACATACTGAATGTATACAACGAATATTGTGCTCAGTACCAGACATCCCAGCAATTTAGCACTTCATCATCCTTGGGTAAGCTAATCTACTACACTCAAGAAATCATTCAAGATGGTTCCAGCTTTTGTTTCATTGTCCGCCCCAAAATTGCTAGTCAAGAAGTTTATCGGCTGACAGCAGATTTGAGTGTTGAACCGATGACAGTGCAGGAACTTTTGGATCTGCGCGATCGCTTTGTAAATCGGTTTCATCCCAATGAAGGCGATCTGTTGGAACTAGATTTTGGCCCGTTTTACGATTACTCCCCAATCATCCGCGACCCGAAAAATATTGGTAAGGGAGTGCAGTTTCTCAACCGTTACCTGTCTAGCAAACTTTTTCAAGATCCCAAGCAATGGCTGGAGGGTTTGTTTGTTTTCTTGAGCCTGCATCAGTATAACGGCGTCCAGTTACTTATCAACAATCGCATTCAATCCCAAAAGCAACTTTCCGAACAAGTCAAAAAAGCGATCGCCTTTGTGAGCGATCGCCCCAGTGAAGAACCATACGAAGAATTCCGGTTTCAACTGCAAACGATGGGCTTTGAACCGGGTTGGGGTAATACCGCCACGCGCGTACGGGAAACCCTCAGCATTCTTGATGAATTGATAGACTCTCCCGATCCCCAAACCTTGGAAGCCTTCATTTCCCGCATCCCGATGATTTTTAGAATCGTCTTGGTGTCTCCCCACGGCTGGTTTGGTCAAGAGGGAGTTTTGGGTCGTCCCGACACTGGCGGTCAGGTAGTTTACCTCCTTGACCAAGCCAAGAGTTTAGAAAAGCAGCTGCAAGAAGATGCTATTCTAGCGGGTTTAGAGGGACTGAATGTTGAACCGAAGGTGATCATTCTCACCCGCCTCATCCCCAATAGCGATGGTACTCTTTGCAGCCAACGTCTAGAAAAAATCTACGGTACAGAAAATGCCTGGATTTTGCGCGTGCCATTTCGGGAATTCAATCCTAACGTGACACAAAATTGGATTTCCCGGTTTGAAATTTGGCCGTATTTAGAAACCTATGCGATCGATGCCGAAAAAGAACTGCTAGCGGAATTTCAAGGCAGACCCGACTTGATAGTTGGTAACTATTCTGATGGGAATTTAGTCGCGTTTTTGCTATCACGTCGCTTGGGTGTTACCCAGTGTATCATTGCCCATGCTTTTGAAAAATCTAAATACTTGTTCAGTAACCTCTACTGGCAAGATTTGGAAGATAAATATCATTTTTCGATCCAATTCACCGCTGATTTATTGGCGATGAATGCAGCCAATTTTATCATCAGCAGCACCTATCAAGAAATAGTCGGAACTCCGGATAGTGTCGGGCAATATGAATCTTATAAGTGCTTCACCATGCCGGATTTGTATCATGTGGTCAATGGCATTGAACTATTTAGTCCCAAATTTAATGTCGTACCGCCGGGCGTGAACGAGAATTACTTCTTTCCCTACACCCGTACTCAAGACAGGATAGAGAGCGATCGCCAACGCATTGAAGAAATGCTCTTTACTTTAGAAGACTCTGCCCATATATTTGGTAAACTCGACGATCCCGGCAAACGCCCTCTCTTATCAATAGCACGTCTTGACCGGATCAAAAATCTCACAGGCTTAGCAGAATGTTTTGGCCAAAGCAAAGAATTGCAGGAGCATTGCAACTTAATTTTAGTGGCAGGTAAGTTGCGCGTTGAAGAATCAGGTGATAACGAAGAACGGGAAGAAATTGTTAAACTCTACCGGATTATTGAGCAGTACAATCTCCAAGGTAAAATTCGCTGGTTGGGTGTACGTTTATCTAAAACAGATTCCGGAGAACTATACCGTGTAATTGCCGACCATCAAGGAATATTTGTGCAACCCGCTTTATTTGAGGCGTTTGGTTTGACGATTTTGGAGGCGATGATTTCAGGATTACCTACTTTTGCTACCCAGTTTGGTGGGCCATTGGAAATTATTCAGGATCAAATCAATGGCTTTTACATCAACCCAACTAATTTAGAGGAGACAGCCACAAAAATTTTAAATTTTGTGAATAAATGCGACCAAAATCCAAATTACTGGTATGAAATTTCTCAAAGATCTATCGACCGAGTTTACAGCACCTATACTTGGAAAATTCATACTCACAAGTTGCTATCCTTGGCGCGAATTTATGGCTTCTGGAACTTTATCTCAAAGGAAAATCGAGAGGATTTGTTGCGTTATATTGAGGCTTTGTTTTATTTAATTTACAAACCTAGAGCGCAACAATTATTAGAGCAACATCAGTATAGGTAA
- a CDS encoding ATP-binding cassette domain-containing protein, with amino-acid sequence MKQSVRALTQNQLSDSSKSTEAIYVDGLYKHYGSLAAVRGIDFTVYKGEMFGLIGPDGAGKTTTFHILGGVMEATAGEVRIFGQPARDARLITGYLTQQFSLYLDLSIDENLRYTAGLRQVPDDVLWERRNKYLRLMNLEKFGDRLAGQLSGGMKQKLALCCALVSQPEVLLLDEPTTGVDPVSRREFWDVLAELSAEGMTIVVATPYLDEAERCDRVALMYSGKIHEIGTPTELRANLGLYRLEVRTPNLEIAEQVLSENAPANIVDVQTFGDRLDVLVEDAAIGKSQVSQLLQQQQLPSPNIEHNEPTLENVFVTRLRQQGSVPKFFPFPRSRKRGGGDNIGAMGKGQWARGNGQEAMGIGQGASGKGHRAWVKKPIPNPQSPIPNSQCPIPNAHSPDIAISARNLSRVFGKFQAVKSVNIEVGYGEIFGLLGANGAGKTTTIKMLCGLLEASGGEISLGGETGNLRSAELRRRIGYMSQKFTLYDDLTILENLEFYSGIYGVPRKLRREKIDWVIATCGLKGQEDMLTGQLPGGWKQRVAFGASVMHEPDILFLDEPTSGVDPLARRQFWKLINDFARNGTAILVTTHYLEEAEQCNRMSFMVAGETVVEGSPSYIKASQPGQLIEIVVNDNQAASKLLKQHLDSWRVSIFASSLHVVLDRPETELPYIRELLQSANLTIESLRPIPFSLEDAFIGIVERAQAE; translated from the coding sequence ATGAAACAATCAGTAAGAGCTCTCACGCAAAATCAGTTATCTGACTCTAGTAAATCTACTGAAGCTATCTACGTTGATGGTTTGTATAAGCACTATGGTAGCCTAGCTGCTGTACGAGGAATTGACTTCACAGTCTACAAGGGTGAAATGTTTGGGCTAATTGGCCCTGACGGGGCGGGGAAAACCACCACCTTTCATATTCTGGGGGGTGTGATGGAAGCAACAGCAGGAGAAGTGCGGATATTTGGTCAACCAGCACGAGATGCACGTTTAATAACTGGGTATCTGACACAGCAGTTTTCACTGTATCTCGACTTGAGCATTGATGAGAATTTACGCTACACGGCAGGGTTGCGGCAAGTTCCAGATGATGTGTTATGGGAACGTCGCAATAAATACTTGCGGTTGATGAACCTGGAGAAATTTGGCGATCGCTTGGCAGGGCAACTTTCTGGGGGGATGAAACAAAAGCTAGCGCTGTGCTGTGCCTTAGTTTCCCAACCCGAAGTTTTGTTACTTGACGAACCTACTACGGGTGTCGATCCGGTTTCCCGACGAGAGTTTTGGGATGTGCTAGCAGAATTGTCAGCAGAGGGGATGACAATTGTTGTGGCTACACCCTATCTAGACGAAGCTGAACGCTGCGATCGCGTCGCATTAATGTACAGTGGAAAGATTCATGAGATTGGTACACCCACTGAGTTACGCGCCAACTTGGGCTTATATCGCTTAGAAGTTCGCACGCCAAATTTAGAAATCGCCGAGCAAGTTTTATCAGAAAATGCGCCTGCAAATATAGTAGATGTGCAGACATTTGGCGATCGCTTAGATGTTCTCGTTGAAGATGCAGCAATTGGAAAAAGCCAAGTCAGCCAACTACTGCAACAACAGCAGTTACCTTCCCCCAATATCGAACATAACGAACCGACCCTAGAAAACGTCTTTGTTACCCGTCTGCGACAACAAGGTTCTGTACCAAAATTTTTTCCGTTTCCACGTTCCCGGAAAAGAGGAGGGGGAGACAATATTGGGGCAATGGGCAAGGGGCAATGGGCAAGGGGCAATGGGCAAGAGGCAATGGGCATCGGGCAAGGGGCATCGGGCAAGGGGCATCGGGCATGGGTAAAAAAACCAATTCCCAATCCCCAATCCCCAATTCCCAATTCCCAATGCCCAATTCCCAATGCCCATTCCCCAGACATCGCCATCTCCGCCCGCAACCTCAGCCGCGTCTTTGGTAAATTCCAAGCAGTTAAAAGCGTCAACATTGAAGTAGGTTATGGCGAAATCTTTGGACTTTTGGGAGCTAATGGGGCGGGAAAAACCACAACAATTAAAATGCTGTGTGGCTTATTGGAAGCTAGTGGCGGTGAAATTTCCCTTGGTGGCGAAACAGGAAATCTGCGGAGTGCTGAACTGCGGCGACGAATTGGTTACATGAGTCAGAAATTCACCCTTTATGACGATCTGACAATTCTGGAAAATCTAGAGTTTTACAGTGGTATATATGGCGTTCCTCGCAAGCTGCGCCGAGAAAAGATAGACTGGGTGATTGCCACCTGTGGACTGAAGGGACAGGAAGATATGCTCACCGGACAGCTACCGGGTGGTTGGAAGCAACGGGTTGCTTTTGGTGCTTCGGTAATGCACGAACCGGATATTCTCTTTTTAGATGAGCCGACATCAGGGGTAGATCCGCTGGCGCGTCGCCAGTTCTGGAAACTGATTAATGATTTTGCCCGCAATGGTACAGCCATATTAGTGACAACTCATTACTTAGAAGAAGCCGAACAGTGTAACCGTATGAGTTTTATGGTAGCGGGTGAAACTGTGGTGGAAGGCTCTCCTAGTTATATCAAAGCTTCTCAACCTGGACAACTGATAGAAATTGTTGTTAATGACAATCAAGCCGCCTCCAAGTTACTTAAACAACACCTCGACTCCTGGCGCGTCTCCATCTTTGCTAGTAGCTTACACGTTGTCCTCGATCGCCCTGAAACTGAACTGCCCTACATACGTGAACTTTTACAGTCTGCCAATCTCACCATAGAATCTCTTCGCCCCATTCCTTTCTCCCTAGAAGATGCTTTCATCGGCATAGTGGAACGGGCACAGGCGGAGTAG
- a CDS encoding peptidoglycan-binding domain-containing protein: MEETPNQPQSLSMQAVSNPSLPTLRFGDSGDAVRVLQKLLLCNRYSVRIDGNFGALTETAIKSFQNQRNLVADGIVGSRTWRELTK; this comes from the coding sequence ATGGAAGAAACTCCAAATCAACCACAATCTCTGAGCATGCAAGCTGTCTCCAATCCAAGCCTACCAACACTGCGTTTTGGTGATTCAGGTGATGCTGTTCGTGTGTTGCAAAAATTGTTATTGTGTAATCGCTACTCTGTCCGTATCGATGGAAATTTTGGTGCGCTGACAGAGACTGCTATCAAGTCCTTTCAGAACCAACGGAATTTAGTGGCGGATGGAATAGTAGGTTCTCGAACTTGGCGTGAGTTGACAAAGTAG
- a CDS encoding GNAT family N-acetyltransferase, giving the protein MLAWRYLPPYDFYNMVILDNEIDAHIAFYIDRKNGYYSIYNEQGDFTAFCNFGFDAQVFGGDYSQDALDIGMGLRPNLTGNGQGKLFASNTLAFAKQLFRPNQYRVTVAEFNRRALHLWQALGFSEIHRFANQSSGLYFRILTMYEE; this is encoded by the coding sequence ATGCTTGCATGGAGATACCTGCCTCCCTACGACTTTTACAACATGGTCATCCTGGATAATGAGATAGACGCGCACATCGCCTTCTATATCGATCGCAAGAATGGCTACTACAGCATTTACAACGAACAGGGTGATTTCACTGCATTCTGCAATTTCGGGTTCGATGCCCAGGTTTTTGGTGGAGACTATTCTCAAGATGCGCTGGACATCGGTATGGGACTACGGCCAAATCTAACCGGAAATGGGCAAGGCAAGTTGTTTGCTTCTAATACTCTTGCATTTGCCAAACAGTTGTTTCGACCCAACCAATATCGTGTCACAGTAGCGGAGTTTAACAGGCGAGCGCTCCACCTTTGGCAAGCTCTCGGGTTCAGCGAGATACATAGATTTGCGAATCAGTCAAGTGGCCTATACTTCCGTATCCTCACTATGTACGAAGAGTAG
- a CDS encoding peptidoglycan-binding domain-containing protein, with the protein MSDISLLMSGVLKTGQPSQPYVPENSPVQLDNYIKQSKQSHLSEVVPIHQITPPEFMLSDGNVPVMPLAIASDALDTSDRLDNDPRFKNISDSANFSESQNSQVELEDAVVDSLDDSNVKPEFTPISETNHVLLASNSVVKYKTVVQNPRSNQPIYLAGGELPQRRFRNRQTRSYRQIAKLPRYTGSDLPILRFGYTGNAVRVLQRLLLSNGYAIQVDGAFGALTEAAVKAFQNRRNLASDGIVGQKTWYELTK; encoded by the coding sequence ATGAGTGATATAAGCCTACTGATGTCGGGCGTGTTAAAAACAGGACAACCATCTCAGCCCTATGTTCCGGAAAATTCACCGGTTCAGCTCGACAATTACATAAAACAGTCAAAACAAAGTCATTTGTCTGAGGTTGTTCCAATACATCAAATCACGCCACCTGAATTCATGTTGTCAGATGGTAATGTGCCTGTTATGCCATTAGCGATCGCATCAGATGCACTTGATACATCAGATAGACTAGATAACGATCCTAGATTTAAAAACATTTCAGACTCTGCTAATTTCTCTGAGTCCCAAAATTCTCAAGTTGAATTAGAAGACGCTGTTGTCGATAGTCTGGATGACTCAAATGTAAAACCAGAGTTTACCCCAATATCTGAAACTAACCATGTTTTGCTGGCTTCTAATTCTGTTGTTAAATACAAAACCGTTGTCCAGAATCCTCGCAGCAACCAGCCAATATACTTAGCAGGGGGAGAGTTACCACAGCGTCGTTTCAGGAATAGACAAACCAGAAGCTACAGGCAGATCGCAAAACTTCCAAGGTACACTGGTTCAGATTTACCAATTCTGCGTTTTGGTTACACAGGAAATGCTGTTAGGGTTCTACAAAGGCTGCTACTATCTAATGGCTATGCTATTCAAGTAGATGGAGCTTTTGGAGCTTTGACAGAAGCTGCTGTCAAAGCCTTTCAAAACCGGCGCAATTTAGCTTCAGACGGAATAGTCGGTCAAAAAACCTGGTATGAGTTAACAAAGTAG
- a CDS encoding HlyD family secretion protein, with product MTQTAPQSTENLTDAPLPPSKQKGRKKPIPLLVGVLLLASAIGYTVWRLQPQTPENLLRFSGRIEGYETGIGVKRVGRIESIAVWEGSAVKKGQQLIQLDDSEDKELQEQLRGAQARVASAQSDEQQALADVERVQGEIEQINSQIQEAKLNLQQSQGDTQGRIDQAQSTVAAARAQLVQAQAQVKQAAAEVKLAKVNRDRYAKLVTDGAINQQQFDQAQTAYDTAIATLEARRAAVNAAREQLSAAEGALTQAKTTSFNPSIRNAQLEALNRRRQQSLAQLKSAQARVKSAQARVKSAQAEKQQILTQIQDAKKDLNVVSPLDGVVTARSVEPGAIVNNQTNILTIVDPKTLYLRGFIPQGDIGKVRLGQTTKIFLDSAPNRPLTGKVIAIDPQASFTPENIYFQKDRVRQVVGIRISVNNPAGCFNPEQPYTGGDLPCAKIGMPADAEINLKAEE from the coding sequence ATGACTCAGACTGCCCCTCAATCTACAGAAAATCTCACCGATGCTCCTTTACCGCCTTCTAAACAAAAAGGCCGCAAAAAGCCAATTCCTTTACTTGTGGGGGTGCTGCTTTTAGCAAGCGCCATTGGCTATACAGTCTGGAGATTGCAACCACAAACACCTGAAAATTTGCTGAGATTCAGTGGCAGAATAGAGGGTTACGAAACCGGAATTGGGGTGAAACGTGTAGGCAGAATTGAATCTATCGCCGTGTGGGAAGGATCGGCTGTTAAAAAGGGGCAACAGCTAATCCAACTAGATGATAGTGAGGACAAAGAACTACAAGAGCAACTGCGAGGCGCACAGGCGCGGGTAGCGTCTGCCCAGTCAGACGAACAGCAGGCACTTGCAGATGTAGAGCGAGTCCAAGGCGAAATTGAACAAATTAACAGTCAAATTCAGGAAGCAAAACTGAATTTGCAGCAGTCCCAAGGCGATACTCAAGGTCGGATTGACCAAGCACAGTCTACAGTAGCAGCAGCAAGAGCACAACTTGTACAGGCACAGGCGCAGGTGAAGCAAGCAGCGGCGGAGGTGAAATTAGCGAAAGTAAACCGCGATCGCTATGCCAAACTTGTAACTGACGGCGCAATCAATCAACAACAATTTGACCAGGCACAAACAGCATATGACACCGCGATCGCAACTCTAGAAGCGCGACGAGCAGCAGTCAATGCAGCACGTGAACAATTAAGTGCTGCTGAAGGTGCATTGACACAAGCCAAAACCACAAGTTTTAACCCCAGCATTCGCAACGCCCAATTAGAAGCATTAAACAGGAGGCGACAGCAAAGCCTTGCTCAATTAAAATCTGCTCAAGCAAGAGTCAAATCTGCCCAAGCAAGAGTCAAATCTGCCCAAGCAGAGAAACAGCAAATTCTCACTCAAATTCAAGATGCCAAGAAAGACCTGAATGTTGTCAGTCCTCTCGATGGCGTAGTCACTGCCCGGAGTGTAGAACCAGGGGCAATTGTCAACAATCAAACCAATATTCTCACCATCGTCGATCCCAAAACATTGTATCTGCGTGGTTTTATTCCCCAAGGAGACATTGGCAAAGTGCGTCTGGGACAGACTACCAAAATTTTCTTGGATTCTGCACCCAACAGACCCCTCACAGGTAAAGTAATTGCAATTGATCCACAGGCATCGTTTACGCCAGAAAATATCTATTTTCAGAAAGATAGAGTTAGGCAAGTCGTGGGTATTCGTATCAGTGTTAATAACCCTGCTGGTTGCTTTAACCCTGAGCAACCTTACACTGGCGGAGATTTGCCCTGCGCCAAGATTGGGATGCCTGCGGATGCAGAGATTAATTTGAAGGCAGAAGAGTAA